One part of the Candidatus Poribacteria bacterium genome encodes these proteins:
- a CDS encoding DUF4268 domain-containing protein produces the protein MRKTQNIKYWTEFCDYLKRRGSQLHSPMPTSKEMHHIYFRIGTGCVVRARQVIKPSTEITVAFVMEKTAKLYFHSLKAQQAEIEEEFGEPLQWWFLEWKQESHISLKRVDMDPRDEQDWSNQHEWIASKLERLNDVFRPHIKRLTRFKEQGE, from the coding sequence ATGCGTAAAACACAGAATATAAAATACTGGACTGAATTTTGCGACTACTTGAAGCGACGAGGGAGCCAACTCCACTCTCCAATGCCAACGTCTAAAGAGATGCACCATATATATTTTAGAATAGGCACTGGGTGCGTCGTGAGAGCAAGGCAGGTCATCAAACCCAGCACTGAAATCACTGTTGCGTTTGTCATGGAAAAAACTGCAAAACTTTACTTCCACTCATTGAAGGCGCAACAAGCAGAAATTGAAGAAGAATTTGGTGAACCCCTTCAATGGTGGTTCTTAGAATGGAAACAGGAATCACACATATCCTTGAAAAGAGTAGATATGGATCCCAGGGATGAACAAGATTGGTCGAATCAACATGAATGGATCGCGAGTAAACTTGAACGACTCAATGACGTGTTCCGTCCACACATTAAGAGGCTCACTCGTTTCAAAGAACAAGGAGAATGA
- a CDS encoding aldehyde dehydrogenase family protein, with translation MAYSPSTPPSYETRMDRLSRIEDLCKNHIAEITEALQTDFGSRDPDLIFLADIFSPLSHAKYVKRHLKKWMKKEKTSSGVLALTGQRSYIVHEPLGVVGIMSPFNAPVSLALDPAIDALAAGNRVILKLSESTPQTATLIKSLVTEYFQAEELTVYLSLSERSPIIRSPVFCLKTLHRF, from the coding sequence ATGGCTTACTCGCCATCGACACCGCCATCCTATGAAACCCGAATGGATCGGCTCAGTAGAATAGAGGATCTGTGTAAAAACCACATCGCAGAGATCACCGAAGCCTTGCAAACAGATTTCGGTAGCCGAGATCCAGATTTAATCTTTCTCGCCGATATTTTCTCGCCGTTGTCTCATGCGAAATATGTCAAACGGCATTTGAAAAAGTGGATGAAGAAAGAGAAAACGTCATCAGGGGTGTTGGCACTCACAGGTCAACGCTCCTACATCGTCCACGAACCGTTGGGTGTTGTCGGTATCATGTCGCCGTTTAACGCACCTGTAAGTCTGGCATTGGACCCCGCGATTGACGCGCTCGCTGCGGGCAATCGTGTGATCCTGAAGCTTTCGGAAAGCACACCACAGACAGCGACGCTGATAAAATCTCTGGTTACTGAATACTTTCAGGCAGAAGAACTCACAGTTTATCTCAGTTTATCCGAACGATCCCCGATTATCCGAAGCCCGGTATTCTGTTTAAAGACATTACACCGCTTTTAG
- a CDS encoding potassium channel protein translates to MSYQRQVLIALILLVGLLLTGTIGYLIIEKDNPAEKWNLLDAIYMTVITLTTVGYENLSMSDTGRIFTLFLLIGGFGVFTYSITIATNFLIQGQLNNFFRRQKMMRTLNKLANHYVICGLGDTGVHVLDEMRKAAVDFVIIEREEKRIRQISETRDFLGLHADATEDESLIRAGIERAKGLMTCLGRDQDNLYVVISARKINPRLKIISKGVENNSPEKLITAGADEVVLPDRIGALRIAAGLLRPHLVGLLENITENQQGPQFTQSRIQAGSELDGMTLKAANIQEKTGLIIIAIQDKADQFFYNPPGTKKLQAGDALLLIADQKEIQTLHKLTGDRG, encoded by the coding sequence ATGAGCTATCAACGCCAGGTTCTCATCGCCTTGATCCTCCTTGTCGGTTTGCTCCTGACAGGGACGATCGGCTACCTGATTATCGAAAAAGATAATCCAGCAGAGAAATGGAATCTGCTCGACGCAATCTATATGACCGTGATTACACTGACAACCGTCGGGTATGAGAACCTCAGTATGAGCGATACAGGGCGCATCTTTACCTTGTTTCTACTCATCGGCGGTTTCGGCGTGTTCACTTATAGCATTACCATCGCAACCAATTTCCTCATTCAAGGACAACTCAACAATTTTTTTCGACGACAAAAGATGATGAGAACCCTCAATAAGTTAGCCAACCATTATGTGATTTGCGGACTCGGTGATACCGGTGTGCATGTGCTTGATGAAATGCGAAAGGCAGCCGTTGATTTCGTTATCATTGAACGCGAAGAAAAACGCATCCGACAGATTTCTGAGACCCGCGATTTTCTGGGTCTCCATGCCGATGCGACAGAGGACGAGTCACTCATACGCGCCGGCATTGAGCGTGCGAAGGGACTTATGACCTGCCTTGGTCGGGACCAAGATAATCTCTACGTCGTGATCTCGGCAAGAAAAATCAATCCGCGGCTGAAAATCATCTCTAAAGGTGTTGAAAACAATTCACCCGAAAAACTCATCACAGCCGGTGCGGATGAGGTTGTATTACCCGACCGGATCGGCGCACTCCGCATCGCCGCGGGACTCCTTCGACCGCATCTCGTCGGCTTATTAGAAAATATCACAGAAAATCAGCAGGGGCCTCAATTCACACAATCCAGGATTCAAGCAGGGTCCGAGTTGGACGGAATGACGCTCAAAGCCGCCAACATCCAAGAAAAAACAGGATTAATTATCATCGCAATACAGGATAAGGCGGATCAGTTTTTCTATAATCCGCCCGGAACGAAAAAACTCCAAGCCGGTGATGCTTTGCTACTCATCGCCGACCAGAAAGAGATACAAACTTTGCACAAACTCACTGGAGACCGAGGATAG